The Lytechinus pictus isolate F3 Inbred chromosome 17, Lp3.0, whole genome shotgun sequence genome contains a region encoding:
- the LOC135157355 gene encoding uncharacterized protein LOC135157355, producing the protein MEIEAFMKLGQKCGLEGKELLDYVESKEKQLKEETRQQQNAEREERMRERQEREKEREHEIELAQLREKQNVIKGLSGNVPSMPVFRADSDELDAYILRFERHANLQKWPTEYWACALGNLLTGQALEVYTRMPTEDASNYRALKSTLLQHFALTSEGFRQRFRDAKRGSSETFKQYAARLNNYAKRWVELSGKDASYDSLLELLVMDQVLESCDRSTAVFIRERSPKSLSELIDIAEKYSAAHGTTPRGSSRNAQSGEKARKSVNGNERHEKSQNTKGPCYACGKQGHLANRCPDRKRDIKGKQPDSFQSGARKQIVGACIAGFCPGSDTKECGHRSMGFSDESQAVTLQCGHKLPVISAGCTVGTDMPVYKGMLDGKPASVLRDSGSSIVIVRSGLVDEENFTGEKQLCLLIDRTVRYVPIATVEVRSPVFTGKVNALCMTNPLYDVIIGNIPGAKKLQDHTEELTLEAGEKLEVNDNGQHYVPPEVANESSISAETTEPDVTIQGAGVKTRGMKQREKEPWRPIGSAGEPEIAATRKDIITSQQEDKSLEKLRKIAAEGGEAKTVGKGSKVRYFYKNGLLFREYQSFPQVNRQVYTQLVVPKPYRSQVMRLAHDSALAGHLKAKKTTERIMSHFYWPGLQSDVRRYCAACDPCQRTTPKGKVGKVPLVMPPLIDTCFRRIAVDFVGPLQPITDRGNRYILTIVDLATRYPEAVALPSIEAERVAEALMEVFSRLGIPNEILSDNGTQFVSGVMREVSRLLGVKQFHTTPYHPMANGACERFNGTLKQMLRRMCQECPRDWDRYLPALLFAYREVPHESLGYSPFELMYGRAVRGPLTILKELWSEEIAEEDVKSTYQYVLDLQDRLEMTCKVAKTELEKSSRKYKKHFDVKARERRFECDDRVLLLLPTSSNKLLMQWKGPFDVVSKAARHNYVLQIGKKRKTFHANLMKLYVERLQEERVDDLEENIDNVEDVHHDVKEDDDNIDKNDHDVEEDVHHVGDDVPLEIGNAIQVIVDDDDNEYGDGVLGLSFPSMEQTEGVDDVRFGEGIDEPQRAKMEKLIREFADIMTDVPGQTDIVSHSVNLSTQSYIRSRPYQVPQAIRNTIKEEVDMMLKMGIIEKSTSPFASPVVIVQKKDGKNRFCVDYRKINAVTVVDNEPIPNMEEILADVGGAKFFSKIDLCKGYWQISVQAKDREKTSFVTPDGQYQFRVLPFGMVNAPALFTRMMRILLHGIPHVVNYIDDILIYSSTWNEHVDDVKRVLAALRAANLTARPTKCHFGCTTIEFLGHMVGKGEVTPTQEGVDKMLKATRPTTKKEVRALIGLASYYRKFIPNMAVIAAPLTDLTKDKASNKQDGCYRC; encoded by the exons ATGGAAATTGAGGCATTTATGAAGTTGGGTCAGAAATGTGGCCTTGAAGGTAAAGAATTATTAGATTATGTAGAGTCCAAAGAAAAACAACTAAAGGAAGAAACACGTCAGCAACAAAATGCTGAGCGTGAGGAACGGATGAGGGAAAGACAAGAAcgtgaaaaggaaagagaacatGAAATAGAATTAGCTCAATTAAGAGAAAAACAGAATGTTATCAAGGGTCTTTCAGGGAATGTGCCGAGCATGCCAGTGTTCAGAGCAGACTCTGATGAATTAGATGCTTATATTCTAAGGTTCGAGCGTCATGCAAATTTGCAGAAATGGCCGACGGAATATTGGGCATGCGCATTAGGTAATCTGCTGACAGGTCAGGCTTTGGAAGTCTATACTCGGATGCCCACTGAAGACGCAAGCAATTATAGAGCTTTGAAATCTACGCTGCTGCAGCATTTTGCTTTAACAAGCGAGGGATTTCGCCAACGATTTCGGGATGCGAAACGTGGCAGTTCTGAGACGTTTAAGCAATACGCTGCTAGATTAAACAATTACGCGAAGCGCTGGGTAGAGTTAAGCGGGAAAGATGCATCTTATGATTCATTACTTGAACTATTGGTTATGGATCAAGTTCTTGAAAGTTGTGATCGCTCAACCGCAGTTTTCATTAGGGAGCGTAGCCCTAAAAGCTTATCGGAATTGATTGATATTGCAGAGAAATATAGTGCAGCCCATGGAACTACACCACGTGGTTCCAGTAGGAACGCGCAGAGTGGTGAGAAGGCGCGTAAAAGTGTCAACGGAAATGAACGACACGAAAAGAGTCAAAACACTAAAGGCCCTTGTTATGCCTGTGGAAAGCAGGGACACTTAGCGAACAGGTGTCCAGATCGCAAGCGAGATATCAAGGGTAAGCAACCAGACTCATTTCAGTCAGGGGCGCGCAAGCAAATTGTTGGTGCTTGTATCGCTGGATTCTGTCCGGGTTCTGACACTAAGGAATGTGGTCATCGTAGTATGGGTTTTAGTGATGAATCGCAGGCTGTAACCCTACAATGTGGGCATAAACTTCCGGTTATTAGTGCTGGATGCACGGTAGGTACTGATATGCCAGTATATAAAGGCATGCTGGATGGTAAGCCAGCAAGTGTACTGCGGGATTCTGGAAGTAGTATTGTGATTGTCCGTTCTGGGTTAGTAGATGAGGAAAACTTCACTGGTGAAAAACAGTTATGCCTTCTCATAGATAGAACGGTAAGATATGTGCCAATTGCAACAGTGGAGGTAAGAAGTCCTGTATTTACAGGTAAGGTAAATGCCCTTTGCATGACTAACCCACTCTACGATGTTATAATTGGTAATATTCCAGGAGCAAAGAAACTACAGGATCACACTGAGGAACTGACTTTGGAGGCGGGCGAGAAGTTAGAAGTCAACGATAATGGTCAACACTATGTTCCACCCGAGGTTGCTAACGAGTCATCCATCAGCGCAGAGACGACGGAACCGGATGTAACCATTCAGGGAGCAGGAGTAAAGACTCGTGGAATGAAGCAACGTGAGAAGGAGCCATGGAGGCCAATTGGATCTGCAGGAGAGCCTGAGATCGCAGCTACTAGAAAGGACATAATCACCTCCCAGCAGGAAGACAAGTCTCTTGAGAAACTTCGGAAAATTGCTGCCGAAGGAGGTGAGGCTAAAACTGTTGGGAAAGGCAGTAAAGTGCGTTATTTCTATAAAAATGGTCTCCTTTTCCGTGAATATCAGTCATTCCCACAGGTCAACAGACAGGTGTACACCCAGTTGGTAGTTCCAAAGCCTTACAGAAGCCAGGTTATGCGGCTTGCTCACGACTCCGCGCTGGCAGGACATCTCAAGGCGAAGAAGACTACTGAACGGATAATGTCCCATTTCTACTGGCCTGGATTGCAGTCGGACGTCAGACGGTACTGTGCGGCTTGTGACCCTTGTCAACGCACTACTCCTAAAGGAAAGGTCGGTAAAGTACCTTTAGTTATGCCACCCCTGATTGATACATGTTTCAGGAGAATAGCAGTAGATTTTGTAGGTCCCCTTCAACCTATAACAGATCGAGGCAATCGCTACATCCTAACGATCGTTGATTTAGCTACGCGATATCCTGAAGCTGTGGCGCTGCCGAGTATTGAGGCAGAGAGGGTAGCTGAGGCTTTAATGGAAGTCTTTTCTAGGTTAGGAATTCCAAACGAAATTCTTTCTGATAATGGTACCCAATTTGTGTCAGGAGTAATGAGGGAAGTGTCACGCTTACTTGGGGTTAAGCAGTTTCACACAACTCCATATCACCCTATGGCAAATGGTGCCTGTGAAAGGTTCAACGGTACATTGAAGCAAATGCTTAGGAGAATGTGCCAGGAATGTCCTAGGGATTGGGACAGGTATTTACCAGctctcttatttgcataccgCGAAGTTCCTCACGAGAGTTTAGGGTATTCACCCTTCGAGTTAATGTATGGAAGGGCAGTTAGGGGTCCTCTAACGATCTTGAAGGAATTATGGTCCGAAGAAATAGCCGAAGAGGATGTGAAATCTACTTACCAATATGTTCTTGACTTACAGGACAGACTGGAGATGACTTGTAAAGTGGCAAAGACTGAGCTTGAGAAGTCGTCGAGGAAATACAAGAAGCATTTCGATGTGAAGGCTAGAGAGCGGAGATTTGAGTGCGACGATCGGGTGCTGTTACTTCTCCCTACTAGTTCGAACAAGCTCTTGATGCAGTGGAAGGGTCCGTTTGACGTAGTAAGCAAGGCTGCTCGCCACAACTATGTGCTGCAGATCGGCAAGAAGAGGAAGACCTTCCACGCTAACCTCATGAAGCTGTATGTAGAGAGATTGCAGGAAGAGCGAGTCGACGACCTCGAGGAGAATATCGATAACGTCGAGGATGTTCACCATGATGTCAAGGAGGATGACGACAATATCGATAAGAATGACCACGACGTTGAGGAAGATGTCCATCACGTAGGAGATGATGTACCTCTGGAAATAGGTAATGCAATTCAAGTCATTGTTGATGACGACGATAACGAGTATGGTGATGGTGTATTAGGGCTTTCCTTCCCGTCAATGGAGCAGACTGAAGGAGTTGATGATGTGAGATTTGGTGAAGGAATTGATGAACCACAGCGAGCGAAAATGGAGAAGCTGATTCGAGAGTTCGCAGATATTATGACAGATGTACCTGGTCAGACGGACATCGTCAGTCACAGCGTGAACCTGAGCACTCAATCCTATATACGTTCAAGACCTTACCAAGTCCCACAAGCGATCCGAAACACAATCAAGGAAGAGGTCGACATGATGTTGAAGATGGGAATCATCGAGAAGTCTACCTCTCCATTCGCGTCACCCGTCGTCATTGTACAGAAGAAGGACGGTAAGAATCGTTTTTGTGTAGACTATCGGAAGATAAACGCCGTAACCGTGGTGGACAATGAGCCCATACCAAACATGGAGGAGATACTTGCAGATGTAGGAGGGGCAAAGTTCTTTTCAAAGATTGATCTGTGCAAAGGATATTGGCAAATATCTGTCCAGGCAAAGGACAGGGAGAAAACTTCCTTTGTAACTCCGGATGGCCAGTATCAATTCAGAGTCCTCCCATTTGGCATGGTTAATGCCCCAGCTCTCTTCACGAGGATGATGAGAATTCTACTTCACGGGATACCACACGTCGTCAACTACATAGACGATATCCTGATCTACAGTTCTACGTGGAATGAACATGTCGATGATGTCAAGAGAGTACTTGCAGCTCTTCGTGCCGCTAATCTCACAGCAAGGCCAACCAAGTGCCACTTCGGTTGTACCACAATCGAATTCCTAGGACACATGGTTGGTAAAGGTGAAGTTACACCCACTCAGGAAGGAGTCGACAAGATGCTCAAGGCGACGAGGCCGACGACTAAGAAGGAGGTAAGAGCTTTGATAGGCCTAGCGAGTTATTATAGAAAGTTCATTCCAAACATGGCGGTAATAGCTGCACCCTTGACAGACCTAACAAAGGACAAGGCATCAAACAAG CAAGATGGATGTTATCGATGTTAA